A genome region from bacterium includes the following:
- a CDS encoding DUF6754 domain-containing protein — MQHADQNWFVIVFEGILVSLIMWKIFGSIRGNLPFIRRIPGLNAIDEAIGRATEMGRPAIMIPGLSGLDIVGLQALNIFQYVTRTAARFGSPIRLLLADPILFTVAQEVIQDAYRVEGRLDVYDPESVRYVASGQFAFAAGASGIIQREKAAAVFLMGVFFAESLILAETANSVGAIQVAGTTMTTQTPFFVAACDYVIIGDEFYAASAYLSREPVALGSLVGQDYAKLALVAIIIIGCVVFTITGPQLKGSEPLMYKLFNIGGWDALMQSIRHLFHKG, encoded by the coding sequence ATGCAGCACGCTGACCAGAACTGGTTTGTGATTGTCTTTGAAGGCATCCTCGTAAGCCTGATTATGTGGAAGATTTTTGGGTCTATCAGGGGTAACTTGCCTTTTATTCGCCGCATTCCCGGATTGAACGCCATTGATGAAGCTATTGGTCGTGCGACAGAGATGGGACGTCCGGCAATTATGATTCCCGGCTTGAGCGGCTTGGATATCGTTGGTTTGCAGGCGCTTAATATTTTCCAATATGTTACACGTACAGCTGCGCGTTTCGGCAGCCCAATTCGCCTTCTCCTTGCCGATCCGATATTGTTTACAGTTGCTCAGGAAGTCATTCAGGACGCTTATCGTGTTGAAGGTAGACTCGATGTCTACGATCCTGAATCAGTCCGTTATGTTGCTTCAGGTCAATTCGCATTCGCTGCAGGAGCCTCAGGCATTATTCAAAGAGAGAAAGCTGCTGCCGTATTCCTAATGGGGGTCTTCTTTGCAGAATCCCTCATTCTAGCTGAAACTGCAAACTCCGTTGGCGCTATACAAGTGGCGGGAACTACTATGACTACCCAAACCCCGTTCTTTGTTGCAGCTTGCGACTACGTTATCATAGGTGATGAGTTTTACGCAGCCAGCGCTTATCTTAGTCGTGAGCCTGTCGCGTTAGGCAGTTTAGTTGGGCAAGATTACGCAAAGCTAGCCCTAGTAGCGATAATCATTATTGGTTGTGTTGTATTCACGATAACCGGTCCACAACTTAAGGGCAGTGAACCCCTGATGTATAAATTGTTTAATATCGGCGGGTGGGACGCTCTTATGCAATCAATCAGGCACTTATTCCATAAAGGTTAG
- the surE gene encoding 5'/3'-nucleotidase SurE, producing the protein MRILLTNDDGIQAEGLLALKRAVESLGEVFVVAPDRPRSASGHSITLHKPLRLHKTKLADGSTAYSSNGTPADCVTLGRGVVMEEKCDLVISGINPDANLGWDTSYSGTVSAAAEAAVLGVRAFAISVASIHEAPVIANFETAGEVARNLIGQFAQHEIPKNVLLNVNVPNVAFNDIKGIQITRQGSRQYTDRLITRTDPWGHPYYWLGGSLLPERALDGTDVYAVQSGYVSITPIHLDLTAYVLLDAMRDWVAKE; encoded by the coding sequence ATGCGAATTCTTTTAACTAATGATGATGGTATTCAGGCAGAAGGGCTGCTTGCGCTTAAGCGAGCAGTAGAGTCGTTGGGCGAAGTCTTTGTTGTCGCCCCTGACCGTCCCAGGAGCGCCAGTGGACACTCGATCACCCTTCACAAACCGCTTCGACTCCATAAAACCAAGTTAGCAGACGGTTCTACCGCTTATTCGTCAAATGGAACCCCTGCCGATTGCGTTACTCTTGGCCGCGGTGTTGTGATGGAAGAGAAGTGCGATTTAGTAATTTCAGGGATTAACCCTGACGCGAATTTAGGTTGGGATACGAGCTATTCCGGCACAGTGTCTGCCGCCGCTGAAGCTGCTGTATTAGGCGTTCGCGCTTTCGCAATCTCGGTTGCATCGATACATGAGGCTCCTGTTATCGCAAATTTTGAAACTGCCGGAGAAGTAGCACGTAATCTAATCGGCCAATTTGCCCAGCACGAAATACCTAAAAATGTATTGTTAAATGTAAACGTTCCAAATGTCGCTTTTAATGATATAAAGGGTATACAGATCACTCGCCAAGGCTCGCGTCAATACACTGACCGTCTCATTACGCGCACCGATCCTTGGGGGCATCCCTATTATTGGCTTGGCGGCAGCCTCCTTCCAGAAAGGGCGCTAGATGGCACTGACGTTTACGCCGTCCAATCCGGCTACGTTTCCATCACTCCCATCCACCTTGACCTAACTGCCTACGTTTT